A genome region from Chloroflexia bacterium SDU3-3 includes the following:
- a CDS encoding alpha/beta hydrolase, producing the protein MPFITVKDGTEIYYKDWGTGQPVVFSHGWPLTADAWESQMMFLGSQGYRVIAHDRRGHGRSSQPWDGNEMNTYADDLAALIEHLDLKDAVLVGHSTGGGEVARYIGRHGTARVAKAVLVGAVPPIMLKTEAYPGGLPMEVFDGIRAGVSGDRSQFFKDLTTAFFGANRPGSQVSQGMRDSFWHQGMQGGLKSLYDCITAFSETDFTEDLKRFDIPTLFIHGDDDQIVPIDAAARTAAKLVKGATLKEYPGGGHGLADTHKEQLNQDLLAFIQSSSERAV; encoded by the coding sequence ATGCCATTCATCACCGTAAAAGACGGAACCGAGATCTATTACAAAGACTGGGGCACCGGGCAGCCGGTGGTCTTCAGCCACGGCTGGCCGCTGACCGCCGACGCCTGGGAGTCGCAGATGATGTTCTTGGGCAGCCAGGGCTACCGTGTGATCGCCCACGACCGCCGTGGCCATGGCCGGTCGAGCCAGCCCTGGGATGGCAACGAGATGAACACCTACGCCGACGACCTGGCCGCGCTGATCGAGCACCTCGATCTGAAGGATGCCGTGCTGGTGGGGCACTCCACCGGCGGCGGCGAGGTGGCGCGCTACATCGGCAGGCACGGCACCGCGCGGGTGGCCAAGGCCGTGCTGGTGGGCGCGGTGCCGCCGATCATGCTGAAGACCGAGGCCTACCCCGGCGGGCTGCCCATGGAGGTGTTCGACGGCATCCGCGCGGGCGTCTCCGGCGACCGCTCGCAGTTCTTTAAAGACCTGACCACGGCCTTCTTCGGCGCGAACCGCCCGGGGTCGCAGGTGTCGCAGGGCATGCGCGACTCGTTCTGGCACCAGGGCATGCAGGGCGGGCTGAAGAGCCTGTACGACTGCATCACAGCCTTCTCGGAGACCGACTTCACCGAGGATCTGAAGCGGTTCGACATCCCCACCCTGTTCATCCACGGCGACGACGACCAGATCGTGCCGATCGACGCAGCCGCGCGCACCGCCGCCAAGCTGGTGAAGGGCGCGACTCTGAAGGAGTACCCCGGCGGCGGCCACGGGCTGGCCGACACCCACAAAGAGCAGCTCAACCAGGATCTGCTGGCATTCATCCAGTCCAGCAGCGAGCGCGCCGTCTAG
- a CDS encoding epoxide hydrolase, producing the protein MTVQPFMISISEADLTDLHERLARTRWIEAAEEDGWTYGIDRAYLQELARHWQQGYDWRQHEAGLNRLPQFRAEVGGVGIHFIHQRGSGPNPTPLLLLHGFPDSFYRYHKVIDRLANPANYGGDPSASFDVIVPSIPGTGFSDRVTMDAEANADLFAQLMTEVLGYERFISAGGDHGAIITQALARRHPQLLIGIHLTDVGYPDQSTDFSTLSPAEIEMAQWVQKWFMEEGIGVNMIMATKPQTLAFGLNDSPIGLAAWLVSYASGGVKGKAEFKTRFPADEVLTNVMIYWVTQTFHTAARAYYANAHIAHGGSIKASAAVPAAVAHCPYDPPLPREWAARQVNLVHFTDFPRGGHFMAWEEPELYAADLHNFVRTLRA; encoded by the coding sequence ATGACCGTTCAACCGTTTATGATCAGCATTTCCGAGGCCGACCTGACCGATCTCCACGAGCGGCTGGCCCGCACCCGCTGGATTGAAGCTGCCGAGGAGGATGGCTGGACATACGGCATCGACCGCGCATACCTGCAGGAGCTAGCCCGCCACTGGCAGCAGGGCTACGACTGGCGACAGCACGAGGCCGGGCTTAACCGCCTGCCTCAGTTTCGAGCCGAGGTAGGGGGTGTGGGCATCCACTTCATCCATCAGCGCGGCAGCGGCCCCAACCCCACGCCACTGCTGCTGCTCCATGGCTTCCCCGACTCGTTCTACCGCTACCACAAGGTCATCGATCGGCTGGCCAACCCTGCAAACTATGGCGGCGACCCAAGCGCATCATTTGATGTGATCGTGCCATCCATCCCTGGCACCGGCTTCTCCGACCGCGTCACGATGGATGCCGAGGCGAACGCCGATCTGTTTGCCCAACTTATGACCGAGGTGCTGGGGTACGAGCGCTTTATCTCGGCGGGCGGCGACCATGGGGCGATTATCACCCAGGCGCTCGCGCGCAGACACCCCCAACTGCTGATCGGCATCCACCTGACCGATGTGGGCTACCCCGATCAGTCGACAGATTTCTCAACGCTCTCGCCCGCCGAGATCGAGATGGCCCAGTGGGTGCAGAAGTGGTTTATGGAAGAGGGGATCGGCGTAAACATGATCATGGCCACCAAGCCGCAGACCTTGGCCTTCGGGCTGAACGACTCGCCGATCGGTCTGGCCGCCTGGCTGGTCAGCTACGCCAGCGGAGGGGTGAAGGGCAAGGCCGAGTTTAAGACCCGCTTTCCCGCCGATGAGGTGCTGACCAATGTGATGATCTACTGGGTGACGCAGACCTTTCACACCGCAGCCCGGGCCTATTATGCCAACGCTCATATCGCTCACGGGGGATCGATCAAGGCGAGCGCCGCCGTGCCAGCTGCCGTGGCCCACTGCCCCTACGATCCGCCGCTGCCACGCGAGTGGGCCGCGCGCCAGGTCAATCTGGTGCACTTCACCGACTTTCCGCGCGGGGGGCATTTCATGGCATGGGAAGAGCCAGAGCTGTACGCCGCCGATCTTCACAACTTTGTGCGAACACTGCGCGCCTAA
- a CDS encoding YafY family transcriptional regulator — translation MANTATRLITLIMLLQRQPNQTAAQLAQELAVSVRTVQRYIAMLEEIGIPVYAERGPHGGYALVRGYKMPPLIFTPEEAVAVSLGTSLLEEIWGRLYQEGARGALAKIENVLPDDQRHEVAWARQNVLSIGTNWLDPNLAVSYLGQLRDAIRERQRICIHYRTRSQPEAEQRDVDPYKLVSRWGWQYCIGYCHARQEPRTFRLDRIVALKRLDQTFPEPTHFDLAAYLASNPFFQATVRVRLRFGAAAAAVVLDNRVYWESIEEQPDGALVVSFTAPDLEAAAGQVLRVGLGSTIIEPEGLRALVHAQASALANHFGTEQDLEGEQ, via the coding sequence ATGGCGAATACGGCGACTCGGTTGATAACCCTGATCATGCTACTTCAGCGCCAGCCAAATCAAACCGCCGCACAGCTTGCCCAGGAACTTGCGGTGTCGGTGCGGACCGTGCAGCGCTACATCGCGATGCTGGAGGAGATCGGCATCCCCGTGTACGCCGAGCGCGGCCCCCATGGCGGCTACGCGCTCGTGCGTGGCTACAAGATGCCGCCGCTGATCTTCACGCCCGAGGAGGCGGTGGCGGTGTCGCTCGGAACCAGCCTGCTGGAGGAGATCTGGGGACGCCTGTACCAGGAGGGGGCGCGCGGTGCGCTGGCCAAGATCGAGAACGTGCTGCCCGACGACCAGCGCCACGAGGTCGCATGGGCGCGCCAGAACGTGCTCTCGATCGGCACCAACTGGCTCGACCCTAATCTCGCCGTGTCCTACCTGGGGCAGCTGCGCGATGCCATTCGTGAGCGGCAGCGTATCTGCATACACTACCGGACGCGCAGCCAGCCCGAAGCCGAGCAGCGCGATGTCGACCCCTACAAGCTGGTGTCGCGATGGGGCTGGCAGTACTGCATCGGCTACTGCCACGCGCGCCAGGAACCCCGTACCTTCCGGCTCGATCGCATTGTGGCGCTCAAACGCTTGGATCAGACCTTCCCTGAACCGACCCACTTTGACCTTGCGGCCTACTTGGCCAGCAATCCCTTCTTCCAGGCCACCGTCCGGGTGCGGCTACGCTTCGGGGCAGCGGCGGCAGCGGTAGTGCTCGACAACCGCGTGTACTGGGAAAGCATAGAGGAGCAGCCAGATGGTGCGCTGGTGGTCAGTTTCACCGCGCCCGATCTGGAAGCGGCAGCCGGGCAAGTGCTGCGGGTTGGACTTGGCAGCACCATTATCGAGCCCGAAGGATTGCGCGCGCTGGTCCACGCCCAGGCTAGCGCGCTTGCCAACCATTTTGGTACAGAGCAGGATCTCGAAGGCGAACAATAG
- a CDS encoding arsenate reductase ArsC yields the protein MSIQVLILCTGNSARSQMAEALLREIAGDRMDVFSAGSKPSVVNPTAIIAMAERGIDIGGYRSKHLSEFLQQPFDYVITVCDNAAEACPLFPGPARRIHWSFPDPAAVEGSAEETLAAFRIVRDAIEQQLRSWAATL from the coding sequence ATGAGCATCCAGGTTCTTATCCTCTGCACCGGCAACTCGGCGCGCTCGCAGATGGCCGAGGCATTGCTGCGCGAGATTGCAGGCGACCGCATGGATGTGTTTAGCGCGGGCAGCAAGCCCTCGGTGGTCAACCCCACGGCGATCATCGCGATGGCCGAGCGCGGCATCGACATCGGCGGCTACCGCTCGAAGCATCTGAGCGAGTTCTTGCAGCAGCCATTTGATTATGTCATCACCGTGTGCGACAACGCCGCCGAAGCCTGCCCGCTCTTCCCCGGCCCGGCGCGGCGCATCCACTGGAGCTTCCCCGACCCGGCGGCGGTGGAGGGCAGCGCCGAGGAAACATTGGCCGCCTTCCGCATCGTGCGCGATGCCATCGAGCAGCAGCTGCGCAGCTGGGCCGCCACCCTCTAG